Proteins from a single region of Chryseobacterium sp. T16E-39:
- a CDS encoding alkaline phosphatase family protein, which translates to MNLIKTSLFIFLSVTGSNAFAQKHSPQKKVVFIIVDGIAEDMLGKTKIPNLDKIKKDGALLKAYVGGEKGGYSETPTISAVGYNSLLTGTWVNKHNVFDNDIKDPNYSYPTIFKLLKDQFPNKKTAIFSTWEDNRTKLVGENLDATGKVKVDFAYDGMEKDTKNFPHDKQRSYIRKIDSLVAGKAANYITENGPDLSWVYLEFSDDMGHGYGDGDILYKAISFEDQLIGKIYEAVKKREAKHGEDWLFIVTTDHGRTADTGKGHGGQSDRERNTWIAINKPNINTYAKNNRVGITDILPTITDFMSIKVPEKFQQEIDGIDLLKSRTAYDLKASLSSDKTLELTWKTTSPSKELGEVYITDTNNFKTGGKDLYQLLGQADLGSGKFTSKLKINNSNVYKIVLKTKEGFLNTWITTK; encoded by the coding sequence ATGAATCTTATCAAAACTTCCTTATTTATTTTCCTTTCTGTTACCGGTTCCAATGCTTTTGCTCAGAAACATTCACCGCAGAAAAAAGTGGTCTTTATCATTGTAGATGGTATTGCTGAAGATATGCTGGGTAAAACCAAAATTCCTAATCTTGATAAAATAAAAAAAGATGGTGCATTGCTGAAAGCTTATGTGGGAGGAGAAAAAGGAGGTTACAGCGAAACCCCTACGATTTCGGCAGTAGGGTATAACAGTTTACTGACGGGGACATGGGTAAATAAACACAATGTTTTCGATAATGATATTAAAGACCCTAACTATAGTTATCCTACGATTTTCAAACTATTGAAAGATCAGTTTCCTAATAAAAAGACTGCTATATTTTCAACGTGGGAAGATAACCGTACCAAATTGGTTGGTGAGAATCTGGATGCAACAGGGAAAGTAAAGGTGGATTTTGCTTATGACGGAATGGAAAAAGATACCAAGAATTTTCCACATGATAAGCAAAGGAGCTATATCCGTAAAATCGATAGTTTGGTTGCCGGAAAAGCAGCCAACTATATTACAGAAAATGGACCGGACCTCTCATGGGTCTATTTAGAATTTTCCGATGATATGGGGCATGGATATGGAGATGGTGATATTTTGTACAAAGCAATTTCTTTCGAAGACCAGTTGATCGGGAAAATATATGAGGCGGTGAAAAAACGTGAGGCAAAACACGGGGAAGACTGGTTGTTTATAGTCACTACAGATCATGGAAGAACGGCAGATACCGGAAAGGGACATGGTGGACAAAGCGACAGAGAGCGTAATACCTGGATCGCTATCAATAAACCGAACATCAATACATACGCAAAGAACAATCGTGTAGGGATTACAGATATATTGCCAACGATCACAGACTTTATGAGCATTAAAGTCCCTGAAAAATTCCAACAGGAAATCGATGGAATTGATTTACTTAAAAGCAGAACAGCTTACGATTTGAAAGCTTCTTTGTCATCTGATAAGACCCTTGAACTTACCTGGAAAACGACAAGTCCTTCTAAGGAGCTTGGAGAAGTATACATTACCGATACCAATAATTTCAAAACCGGAGGCAAAGACCTCTATCAGTTATTGGGACAGGCTGATTTAGGAAGCGGCAAATTTACTTCAAAACTAAAAATTAATAATTCCAATGTCTATAAGATCGTTCTGAAAACCAAAGAAGGTTTTCTGAATACCTGGATCACAACCAAATAA